In the Chloroflexota bacterium genome, one interval contains:
- the polA gene encoding DNA polymerase I, with amino-acid sequence MTSEQQATLGVEDSPLLVLLDGHAMVHRAFHAIQNPLTLRRTGEEVRGVYGFTQMLLRAIETLRPTHLILTFDYPTPTFRHDLFKDYKAQRPSMPQELSNQFPHIRRLMEALRVPIMEMDRYEADDLLGTLSAQAADKGLDTVIITGDTDTLQLVGPRVRVLLQYSTAKQTLYGEPEVRERYGGLTPGQVIDYKAICGDTSDNIPGVPGVGPKTASKLLLDFGDIPGIYDHLDELPARQSALFAEHHDRVFQGRTLVTIVRDAPVSLDLDEARWGTYNRAEVIDVLKDLEFFSTINRIPGGESDGPVESQSADSPQAEPAVETDYRTVRDAAALDDLVNALAASDGFAFDTETAPDGLDVKGVQPMRSNLVGLSFATAPGVAWYVPVGHTEEGQLSQEQVLEALRPVLEDPDLPKAAHNGNYDLTVLAHHGVRMQGFAFDTMLAAHLLGHKAIGLKNMSLDLLGIEMTPISDLIGSGRAQTTMDRVPVDQAAPYASADADMTYRLWVMLDERLRTQGMLDYFKLIEVALLPIVVDMQVTGISLQVDMMHQMADALGQRVAQLEVDAYETLGHRFNLGSPKQLGDILFEELKLGEMAEVGKPKKTKTGGYSTDAAALEALRGVHPLVDTVLEHRQLTKLKSTYVDALPTLINPGTGRLHTTYNQAGSVTGRFSSNDPNLQNIPIRTDLGRQIRVAFLPNQPGWLLLAADYSQIELRVLAHLSQDPGLLEAFREDQDIHAATASQVYDVTLDQVTPDMRRIAKVLNFGIIYGLSAFGISQQTELTVEEGRGFIDSYLGRYPLVKEYIDGTKQMARDMGYVETLLGRRRYMPEIASSNPQIRQASEREAINMPVQGTAAEALKLAMQGVAREMSARGLRSNLLLQVHDELIFETPSDEIEELKSLVVDVMPRAMEWAPKPVDFAVPLKVATKSGGNWGELE; translated from the coding sequence ATGACCAGCGAGCAGCAAGCGACACTCGGCGTGGAGGACTCGCCGCTCCTGGTGCTTCTGGACGGCCACGCCATGGTCCATCGGGCCTTCCATGCCATCCAGAACCCGCTCACCCTGCGTCGCACCGGCGAGGAGGTCCGCGGCGTCTACGGCTTCACGCAGATGCTCCTTCGCGCCATTGAGACTCTGCGCCCGACGCACCTCATTCTGACCTTTGACTACCCCACGCCAACGTTCCGGCACGACCTCTTCAAGGACTACAAGGCTCAACGCCCAAGCATGCCCCAAGAACTGAGCAATCAGTTTCCGCACATCCGCCGTCTCATGGAGGCTCTTCGAGTCCCCATCATGGAGATGGACCGTTACGAGGCTGACGACCTCCTCGGCACGCTATCCGCGCAGGCGGCGGACAAGGGCCTCGACACCGTCATCATCACCGGCGACACGGACACCCTGCAGCTTGTGGGCCCGCGGGTGCGCGTCCTGCTGCAGTACTCCACGGCCAAGCAGACCCTGTACGGCGAGCCCGAGGTGCGCGAGCGCTATGGCGGCCTCACCCCCGGCCAAGTCATCGACTACAAAGCAATCTGCGGCGACACCTCAGACAACATCCCCGGCGTGCCCGGCGTCGGCCCCAAGACAGCCTCCAAGCTCCTGCTGGACTTCGGCGACATCCCCGGCATCTACGACCACCTGGACGAGTTGCCGGCGAGGCAGTCGGCCCTCTTTGCGGAGCATCACGACCGCGTGTTCCAGGGGCGCACCCTCGTCACCATCGTCCGGGATGCCCCGGTCTCCCTTGACCTGGATGAGGCGAGGTGGGGCACCTATAACCGCGCCGAGGTGATCGACGTGCTGAAAGACCTGGAATTCTTCAGCACCATCAACCGCATCCCCGGCGGCGAGTCCGACGGCCCCGTTGAGTCGCAGTCCGCCGATAGCCCCCAGGCCGAGCCTGCCGTCGAGACCGACTACCGCACCGTGCGGGACGCCGCCGCGCTGGACGATCTCGTGAACGCGCTTGCAGCGTCGGACGGTTTCGCGTTCGACACGGAGACAGCGCCCGACGGCCTCGACGTCAAGGGCGTCCAGCCGATGCGCTCCAACCTCGTCGGCCTGTCGTTCGCCACCGCCCCCGGCGTCGCCTGGTACGTGCCCGTCGGCCACACGGAAGAGGGACAACTATCGCAGGAGCAGGTCTTGGAGGCGCTCCGTCCCGTTCTGGAGGACCCGGATCTGCCGAAGGCCGCGCACAACGGCAACTATGACCTCACGGTACTGGCCCACCACGGCGTCCGTATGCAGGGCTTCGCATTTGACACCATGCTGGCGGCGCACCTGCTCGGCCACAAGGCCATCGGCCTCAAGAACATGTCGCTGGACCTGCTGGGCATCGAGATGACGCCCATCAGCGACCTCATCGGCTCCGGCCGCGCGCAGACGACCATGGACCGCGTGCCCGTCGACCAGGCCGCGCCCTACGCCTCCGCCGATGCCGATATGACCTATCGCCTGTGGGTGATGCTGGACGAGCGGCTGCGCACCCAGGGAATGCTTGACTACTTCAAGCTCATAGAAGTGGCGCTGCTGCCCATCGTCGTTGACATGCAGGTCACGGGCATCTCGCTGCAGGTCGACATGATGCACCAAATGGCCGACGCCCTGGGGCAGCGCGTTGCGCAGCTGGAGGTGGACGCCTACGAGACGCTGGGCCACCGATTCAACCTCGGTTCTCCCAAGCAGTTGGGCGACATCCTTTTCGAGGAGCTCAAGCTCGGCGAGATGGCGGAAGTGGGGAAGCCCAAGAAGACCAAGACCGGGGGGTACTCCACTGACGCCGCAGCGTTGGAAGCGCTGCGCGGCGTACATCCGCTTGTTGACACGGTGCTGGAGCACCGGCAGCTCACCAAGCTCAAGTCCACCTACGTCGACGCTCTGCCCACGCTGATCAACCCCGGGACCGGGCGGCTCCACACCACGTACAACCAGGCCGGTTCCGTCACCGGCCGCTTCTCCTCCAATGACCCCAACTTGCAGAACATCCCCATCCGAACGGACCTCGGCCGGCAGATCCGCGTTGCCTTTCTGCCGAACCAGCCCGGCTGGCTGCTGCTCGCCGCCGACTACTCCCAGATCGAGCTGCGGGTGCTGGCGCACCTGTCGCAGGACCCGGGGCTGCTGGAAGCGTTCCGCGAGGACCAGGACATCCACGCCGCCACCGCGTCGCAGGTCTACGACGTGACGCTGGACCAGGTGACGCCGGACATGCGGCGCATCGCCAAAGTGCTGAACTTTGGCATTATCTACGGCCTCAGCGCATTTGGCATCTCGCAGCAGACGGAGTTGACGGTCGAGGAGGGTCGGGGCTTTATCGACAGCTACCTGGGGCGCTACCCGTTGGTTAAGGAGTACATCGACGGCACCAAGCAGATGGCCCGCGACATGGGCTACGTTGAGACGTTGCTGGGCCGGCGACGCTACATGCCGGAGATAGCGTCGAGCAACCCGCAGATCCGCCAGGCGTCGGAGCGCGAGGCCATCAACATGCCGGTGCAGGGCACCGCCGCCGAGGCGCTCAAGCTGGCGATGCAGGGCGTCGCGAGGGAGATGTCGGCGCGAGGCCTCCGCAGCAACCTCCTCCTCCAGGTCCATGACGAGCTCATCTTCGAGACGCCCTCAGACGAGATTGAGGAACTCAAGTCTCTGGTGGTAGACGTGATGCCGAGGGCGATGGAGTGGGCCCCCAAGCCGGTGGACTTTGCAGTGCCGCTCAAAGTCGCGACAAAGAGTGGCGGCAATTGGGGAGAGCTGGAGTAG
- a CDS encoding 3-deoxy-7-phosphoheptulonate synthase — protein sequence MQKTKVEDLNVVGTAPLISPNDLDAQVPITEETADHVVWGRSQIEAILNGTDKRLLVIVGPCSIHDEAAALEYAGRLAALAEKLNDKLFIVMRVYFEKPRTTVGWKGFIYDPGLDDSFDINTGITRARALLFKLNEIGIFAATEFLDPVVPQYLAEFITWACIGARTVESQTHRQMASGLSMPIGFKNSTEGAVQPAVDAMVSARSPHAFLGIDHEGRTCIVQTRGNPLGHLVLRGGNSGSNFGSDAITSAHQRLEAAGVPTRVLVDCSHGNSNKEFSKQSLAFSDAVEQRLGGETDIIGFMLESHLNPGNQKVTADLSSLKYGVSITDACIGWEETEELLTWAHGKVDT from the coding sequence ATGCAGAAAACCAAAGTGGAAGACCTCAACGTAGTCGGCACCGCGCCGCTGATCAGCCCCAACGACTTGGACGCGCAGGTCCCCATTACAGAGGAGACCGCAGACCATGTCGTTTGGGGCCGCTCACAGATAGAGGCTATCCTGAACGGCACGGACAAACGCCTGTTGGTCATCGTAGGGCCCTGCTCCATCCATGACGAAGCTGCAGCGCTGGAATACGCCGGCCGTCTTGCCGCGCTGGCCGAGAAGCTCAACGACAAGCTTTTCATCGTCATGCGAGTGTACTTCGAGAAGCCCCGTACCACTGTCGGATGGAAGGGCTTCATCTACGATCCCGGTCTGGACGACAGCTTCGACATCAATACGGGCATCACGCGCGCCCGCGCGCTCCTCTTCAAGCTCAATGAGATTGGCATATTCGCCGCCACCGAGTTCCTGGACCCGGTGGTCCCCCAATACCTGGCTGAGTTCATCACTTGGGCCTGCATTGGCGCGCGTACTGTTGAGAGCCAGACCCACCGCCAGATGGCCAGCGGCCTCAGTATGCCCATAGGGTTCAAGAACTCCACCGAAGGCGCAGTCCAGCCCGCCGTCGATGCTATGGTCTCTGCCCGCTCTCCCCATGCTTTTCTGGGAATTGATCACGAGGGCCGGACGTGCATCGTGCAGACCAGGGGCAACCCTCTGGGTCACCTGGTCCTCCGTGGCGGCAACTCAGGAAGCAACTTCGGCTCGGACGCCATCACCTCAGCGCACCAGCGCTTGGAGGCTGCGGGGGTTCCGACACGCGTGCTGGTGGACTGCAGCCACGGCAACTCGAACAAGGAGTTCTCCAAGCAAAGCCTTGCCTTCAGCGACGCCGTGGAACAGCGGCTCGGCGGCGAAACCGACATAATCGGTTTCATGTTGGAGAGTCACCTGAACCCGGGTAACCAAAAGGTGACGGCAGACCTTTCCTCACTCAAGTACGGTGTGTCCATCACCGACGCTTGCATCGGCTGGGAAGAAACGGAAGAGTTGTTGACTTGGGCACATGGGAAGGTTGACACCTAG
- the coaD gene encoding pantetheine-phosphate adenylyltransferase — MTVALYPGTFDPITNGHMDVVKRAAARFDKVIVAVYAGSLKSVMFSTEERLGLCQKAVEGVANAEAVTFSGLVVSYAESINASVMLRGLRAGADFDHEFDMALMNKTLAPSIETMFLMANIEWQFLSSSRIKEVAALGADVSNFVPAHVGEALRAKLNNQA, encoded by the coding sequence ATGACGGTCGCGCTGTATCCGGGCACCTTTGACCCGATCACCAACGGCCACATGGACGTGGTCAAGCGGGCGGCCGCCCGCTTCGATAAGGTGATCGTCGCTGTCTACGCTGGCTCGCTCAAGTCCGTGATGTTCTCGACGGAGGAGCGCCTTGGCCTGTGCCAGAAGGCGGTGGAAGGCGTGGCCAACGCTGAGGCTGTCACGTTCAGCGGGCTTGTCGTCTCCTACGCAGAGTCCATCAACGCATCTGTGATGCTGCGCGGCTTGCGTGCGGGCGCGGACTTCGACCACGAGTTCGACATGGCGTTGATGAACAAGACGCTCGCTCCAAGCATCGAAACCATGTTCCTGATGGCCAACATCGAGTGGCAGTTCCTCAGTTCGTCGAGGATAAAAGAGGTAGCCGCGCTTGGCGCAGACGTCTCCAACTTCGTGCCCGCGCACGTGGGAGAGGCGCTGAGGGCCAAGCTGAATAATCAGGCCTAA
- the rsmD gene encoding 16S rRNA (guanine(966)-N(2))-methyltransferase RsmD, which translates to MALRIIGGNAKGRALSSPGGARTRPTSNVVRSAIFSMLEPYLGGARVLDLFSGTGALGVEALSRGAGWVDFLERDARQCAAIKGTLRLLDYANQGRVHRNQAERAPELLEGPYNVILMDPPYSYKKLEALLERIGESCLTDDGSVIAVEHSRHQDLPMEVDGLRCIKQRRYGETMVTLYHWGEAA; encoded by the coding sequence GTGGCCCTTCGCATCATTGGCGGGAACGCCAAAGGCCGAGCATTGTCGTCCCCTGGTGGGGCTCGCACTCGTCCTACGTCCAATGTCGTGCGGTCCGCCATTTTCTCCATGCTTGAGCCATACCTCGGCGGAGCGCGTGTCCTCGATCTCTTCTCCGGCACAGGCGCCCTGGGCGTCGAGGCCCTCAGTCGCGGCGCCGGGTGGGTCGACTTCCTGGAGCGCGATGCCCGTCAGTGCGCTGCCATCAAAGGCACTCTCCGGTTACTCGATTACGCAAATCAAGGGCGTGTTCATCGCAACCAGGCCGAGCGTGCGCCTGAACTGCTGGAGGGCCCCTACAACGTCATCCTCATGGACCCTCCCTACTCCTATAAGAAGCTTGAGGCGCTGCTGGAGCGCATCGGCGAGTCATGCCTGACGGACGACGGCAGCGTGATTGCCGTGGAGCACTCTCGCCATCAAGACCTTCCAATGGAAGTAGATGGCCTGCGGTGCATCAAGCAACGGCGATACGGTGAGACCATGGTGACGCTTTACCACTGGGGGGAAGCCGCATGA